A genomic region of Callospermophilus lateralis isolate mCalLat2 unplaced genomic scaffold, mCalLat2.hap1 Scaffold_109, whole genome shotgun sequence contains the following coding sequences:
- the LOC143386347 gene encoding transcription factor HES-4-like isoform X2 — translation MPADTPEKPSASPLAGAQASASPTLDKPRSASEHCQSSGHSKLEKADILEMTVMIHLQNLRRFQVTAALSSDPAVLGKYRAGFNECLAEVTRFLAGCEGVPAKVPSRLLGHLAACLLQLGSSRRSASLPAAADKPESEVYAGRPPRRSFDGPFPLLRPGAAFAPLLPPRLTLAPPAAPRMGSQGRSGPWRPWLQ, via the exons ATGCCGGCTGACACCCCAGAGAAGCCGAGCGCCTCGCCGTTGGCAGGAGCGCAGGCCAGCGCCAGCCCGACTCTAGATAAACCCCGCAGCGCGTCAGAGCACTGTCAG AGCTCCGGTCATTCGAAGCTGGAGAAGGCCGACATCCTGGAGATGACGGTGATGATACATCTGCAAAACCTGCGTCGTTTTCAGGTGACAG CCGCACTCAGCTCGGACCCTGCTGTCCTGGGCAAGTATCGCGCAGGCTTCAACGAGTGCCTGGCCGAGGTGACCCGCTTCCTGGCTGGCTGCGAGGGTGTCCCAGCCAAAGTTCCCTCTCGCTTACTCGGCCACCTGGCAGCCTGCCTGCTCCAGCTGGGGTCTTCGCGCCGCTCTGCCTCGCTGCCCGCCGCTGCAGACAAACCGGAGTCCGAGGTCTACGCTGGCCGCCCACCACGGCGGTCGTTCGACGGCCCCTTTCCCCTGCTGCGCCCAGGGGCCGCGTTCGCGCCGCTCCTGCCACCTAGGCTGACCCTGGCGCCTCCCGCCGCCCCCAGGATGGGGTCTCAAGGCCGGAGCGGACCCTGGAGGCCGTGGCTACAATGA
- the LOC143386347 gene encoding transcription factor HES-4-like isoform X1 — protein sequence MPADTPEKPSASPLAGAQASASPTLDKPRSASEHCQSSKPIMEKRPRARINQSLAQLKTLILDAVRKDSSGHSKLEKADILEMTVMIHLQNLRRFQVTAALSSDPAVLGKYRAGFNECLAEVTRFLAGCEGVPAKVPSRLLGHLAACLLQLGSSRRSASLPAAADKPESEVYAGRPPRRSFDGPFPLLRPGAAFAPLLPPRLTLAPPAAPRMGSQGRSGPWRPWLQ from the exons ATGCCGGCTGACACCCCAGAGAAGCCGAGCGCCTCGCCGTTGGCAGGAGCGCAGGCCAGCGCCAGCCCGACTCTAGATAAACCCCGCAGCGCGTCAGAGCACTGTCAG TCCTCCAAGCCCATCATGGAGAAGCGGCCCCGAGCGCGCATCAACCAGAGCCTTGCTCAGCTCAAGACCCTCATCCTGGACGCAGTCAGGAAGGAT AGCTCCGGTCATTCGAAGCTGGAGAAGGCCGACATCCTGGAGATGACGGTGATGATACATCTGCAAAACCTGCGTCGTTTTCAGGTGACAG CCGCACTCAGCTCGGACCCTGCTGTCCTGGGCAAGTATCGCGCAGGCTTCAACGAGTGCCTGGCCGAGGTGACCCGCTTCCTGGCTGGCTGCGAGGGTGTCCCAGCCAAAGTTCCCTCTCGCTTACTCGGCCACCTGGCAGCCTGCCTGCTCCAGCTGGGGTCTTCGCGCCGCTCTGCCTCGCTGCCCGCCGCTGCAGACAAACCGGAGTCCGAGGTCTACGCTGGCCGCCCACCACGGCGGTCGTTCGACGGCCCCTTTCCCCTGCTGCGCCCAGGGGCCGCGTTCGCGCCGCTCCTGCCACCTAGGCTGACCCTGGCGCCTCCCGCCGCCCCCAGGATGGGGTCTCAAGGCCGGAGCGGACCCTGGAGGCCGTGGCTACAATGA